The Paenibacillus swuensis genome contains the following window.
CAGCGCATTATAAATCGGCAAGATCATGAACGGCACAAAAATATACACCGACACAAACACAAAACTAAAGTCCGTAAACAAAATTTGCCTCGTCCCGATCCCCACCAGCTCCAGAAACGCGTTCACAAAGCCGTAGGTGCCGAACAATCCCAAGAAAGCGTAAGCCTTCAACAGCAGATTTATCCAACTTGGCAAAATAACCAGCAGCAACCACAACTGCTTATGCTTCGTCCGTGTCAGCAAATAAGCCGTAGGATACGCCACCAGCAAGGAGAATACGGTAATCAGAAACGCGTACCAGAACGAGCTTAGCGTCATCCACAGGTAGGTGGGCGTGAAGAATTTAACATAGTTACCGAACGTGAACTGCCCCTCAATGTCAAAAAAGGAATAGTACAATATCAGCACAATCGGCGCAATAACAAACAAGCCGATCCAGGCTACATAAGGGATAAGGTACAGGTTCCGAGCATTGTTATTGTTCATGGCCTGTACCGCCCAGCCCGCTTATCCCGTTCCCGGGTCCGTTCCCCGTTTCCTCATCGTCGTCATACGCTT
Protein-coding sequences here:
- a CDS encoding ABC transporter permease yields the protein MNNNNARNLYLIPYVAWIGLFVIAPIVLILYYSFFDIEGQFTFGNYVKFFTPTYLWMTLSSFWYAFLITVFSLLVAYPTAYLLTRTKHKQLWLLLVILPSWINLLLKAYAFLGLFGTYGFVNAFLELVGIGTRQILFTDFSFVFVSVYIFVPFMILPIYNALEKMNPSLVYAAQDLGASSWTAFRRVVFPLTLNGVKSGCQAVFIPALSLFMITRLIAGNRVITLGTAIEQHFLVTQDWGMGATIAVFLIIAMALIMIITGNRKRGLAR